The Streptomyces sp. NBC_01276 genome contains the following window.
CGGGGCCCTGGTCGTCTGGGACGACGGCCTCCCGGGACACCGCCGCTTCTACTCCGAGGACCCGGTCGGCAACCGTCTGGAGTTCCTGGAGCCGGACCCCGCGCACACGTGAGGGGAGGCAAACGGCGCCCCGCCACCGGGAAACCCGGCGGCGGGGCGCCGTCGTGTCCGTCCGGCCCCGCGCTCAGCTCTTGCGGTGGCCCACCAGGCGGGGCCTGGCCTCCAGGTTCTCCAGCCCGTGCCAGGCCAGGTTCACCAGGTGCGCCGCCACCTCGGCCTTCTTCGGCCGCCGCGTCTCCAGCCACCACTGCCCCGTCAGCGCGACCATCCCGACCAGCGCCTGCGCGTAGAGCGGGGCCAGCTTCGGATCGAAGCCCCGGGCCTTGAACTCCAGCCCCAGGATGTCCTCCACCTGCGTGGCGATGTCACTGATCAGCGAGGCGAACGTGCCCGTCGACTGCGCCACGGGGGAATCCCGCACCAGGATCCGGAAGCCGTCCGTGTAGTTCTCGATGTAGTCGAGCAGGGCGAACGCCGCCTGCTCCAGCAGCTCCCGCGGGTGCCCGGCCGTCAGCGCACCCGTCACCCCGTCCAGCAGCTGGCGCATCTCGCGGTCCACCACCACCGCGTAGAGGCCCTCCTTGCCGCCGAAGTGCTCGTAGACCACCGGCTTGGACACCCCGGCCTTCGCCGCGATCTCCTCCACCGAGGTGCCCTCGAAACCCTTCTCCGCGAAGAGGGTGCGGCCGATGTCCAGCAGTTGCTGACGCCGTTCGGCGCCCGTCATCCGGACCCGGCGACCTCGCCTGGGCTTGTCGTTGCTGGAACTGCTGCCGTCGATCGCCACGTCCCCCATCATGCCGCGTTCGTCGTCTTTTCCTTGCGCCGGGCGTCGATGCGCCCGCCCGAAGGCCAGCGCACGTCCGAGGCCCAGCCCAGCCGCTCGAACCAGCGGATCAGCCGCGCGCTGGAATCGACCTGGCCGCGCAGGACACCGTGCCGGGCCGAGGTCGGGTCGGCGTGGTGCAGGTTGTGCCACGACTCCCCGCAGGACAGCACCGCGAGCCACCACACGTTGCCGCTGCGGTCCCGGGACCGGAACGGCCGCTTGCCCATCGCGTGACAGATCGAGTTGATCGACCACGTCACGTGGTGCAGCAGCGCCACGCGCACCAGCGAGCCCCAGAGGAAGGCCGTGAACGCACCCCACCAGGACATCGTCACCAGACCGCCCACCAGCGGCGGGATCGCCAGCGACACCACCGTCCACAGCACGAAGTCACGCGAGATCCGCCGGATCGCCGGATCCCTGATCAGGTCCGGGGCGTACTTCTGCTGGTCGGTCTGCTCCTCGTCGAAGAGCCAGCCGATGTGCGCCCACCACAGGCCCTTCATCAGCGCCGGCACCGTCTCGCCGAACCGCCACGGCGAATGCGGGTCGCCCTCGTGGTCGGAGTAGCGGTGGTGCTTGCGGTGGTCCGCCACCCAGCGCACCAGCGGCCCCTCGACCGCCATCGACCCCATGACCGCCAGCGCGATCCGCAACGGCCGCTTCGCCTTGAAGGAGCCGTGCGTGAAGTAGCGGTGGAAGCCGATGGTGATGCCGTGGCAGGTCAGGAAGTACATGAACACCATCAGGCCGAGGTCCAGCCGGCTCACCCCCCGGCCCCAGGCCAGCGGCACCGCCGCCAGCAGGGCCAGGAAGGGCACGGTGATGAACAGCAGCAGCGCGATCTGCTCCACCGACCGCTTCTGCTCACCGCCGCGCGTCGCGGACACCGCGTCAGTGGAAGGAGTGGAGGACGCGGGCGCGTCCTCGACCAGATCGGGACCGATCGTCATGGGGGTTCCCCTGGGGGGTGAGAAGTCGGCAGGCTCGCCGGAACGGACCCTACGGACCCGTAACCTACGGCATCGTAAGTATGGCAAAGGTCCCCGGCACGGCAAGGGAGCACACCACACCGGCCCGCCCCGGACCCCGGGCGCCGCGCCGCGGCGACGGCGCAGTGGCGGCGCTGCCGGGGCACAAGTACGCGCCACCTATCCTGGTGTCGTCGGACAGCGCGGTCCGCACGGGCAGCCCGGGCTGCGCACCGGTGCATCGGTAGGCACCGCCACCGCGCGCCCCCCGGGAGCCCACAGCCCAGTAGCGCTCGAACACTGCAAGGAGCCGCACCTGTGAGCAGTGCTGACCAGGCCGCCCAGGCCCCCGCCACCCGCACCTCCGCGGAGACCGCGAACGCCGAGCTGCGCGCGGACATCCGCCGCCTCGGCGACCTCCTGGGGGAGACCCTCGTACGCCAGGAGGGCCAGGACCTCCTCGACCTCGTCGAACAAGTACGCGCCCTGACGCGCACCGACGGCGAAGCCGCTGCGGAGCTGCTCGGCGAGACCGACCTGGAGACCGCCGCCAAGCTCGTGCGCGCCTTCTCCACCTACTTCCACCTCGCCAACGTCACCGAGCAGGTGCACCGCGGCAAGGAGCTGCGCGCCCACCGCGCCGCCGAAGGCGGTCTCCTCGCGCGCACCGCCGACATGCTCAAGGACGCCGACCCCGAGCACCTGCGCGAGACGGTCCGCAACCTCAACGTCCGGCCCGTCTTCACCGCGCACCCCACCGAGGCCGCCCGCCGCAGCGTCCTGAACAAGCTGCGCCGCATCGCCGCCCTGCTGGAGGAGCCCGTCTCCGGCGCCGGCGAGCGCCGCCGCCACGACCTGCGGCTCGCCGAGAACATCGACCTCGTCTGGCAGACGGACGAACTGCGCGTCGTGCGCCCCGAGCCCGCCGACGAGGCCCGCAACGCCATCTACTACCTCGACGAGCTGCACGCCGGCGCCGTCGGCGACGTCCTGGAGGACCTCGCCGCCGAGCTCCAGCGCGTCGGCGTCGAGCTGCCCGCCGGCACCCGCCCGCTCACCTTCGGCACCTGGATCGGCGGCGACCGCGACGGCAACCCGAACGTCACCCCCGAGGTCACCCGCGACGTGCTGATCCTCCAGCACGAGCACGGCATCACCGACGCCCTCGAACTGGTCGACTTCCTGCGCGGCCTGCTGTCGAACTCCATCCGCTACACCGGCGCCACCGAGGAGCTCCTGACCTCCCTCCAGGCCGACCTGGAGCGCCTCCCGGAGATCAGCCCCCGCTACAAGCGGCTGAACGCCGAGGAGCCGTACCGCCTCAAGGCCACCTGCGTCCGGCAGAAGCTCCTCAACACCCGCGAGCGCCTCGCCAGGGGCATCCCCCACGAGGAGGGCCGCGACTACCTCGGCACCGCCGAGCTGCTCACCGACCTCACCCTCATCCAGACCTCCCTGCGCGAACACCGCGGCGCGCTCTTCGCCGACGGCCGCATGGACCGCACCATCCGCACCCTGGCCGCCTTCGGCCTCCAGCTCGCCACCATGGACGTGCGCGAGCACGCGGACGCGCACCACCACGCGCTCGGCCAGCTCTTCGACCGCCTCGGCGAGGAGTCCTGGCGCTACGCCGACATGCCGCGCGAGTACCGGCAGAAGCTCCTCGCCAAGGAGCTGCGCTCGCGCCGCCCGCTGGCGCCCACCCCGGCCCCGCTCGACGCCGCCGGAGCCAAGACCCTCGGTGTCTTCGGCGCCGTCAAGGACGCCTTCGAGAAGTTCGGCCCCGAGGTCATCGAGTCGTACATCATCTCGATGTGCCAGGGCGCCGACGACGTCTTCGCCGCCGCGGTCCTCGCCCGCGAGGCCGGACTCATCGACCTGCACGCCGGCTGGGCCAAGATCGGCATCGTGCCGCTCCTGGAGACCACCGACGAGCTGCGCGCCGCCGACGTCATCCTCGACGAGATGCTGGCCGACCCCTCCTACCGCCGTCTCGTCTCGCTGCGCGGCGACGTCCAGGAGGTCATGCTCGGCTACTCCGACTCCTCCAAGTTCGGCGGCATCACCACCTCCCAGTGGGAGATCCACCGCGCCCAGCGCCGGCTGCGCGACGTCGCGCACCGCTACGGGGTGCGCCTGCGCCTCTTCCACGGCCGCGGCGGCACCGTCGGCCGCGGCGGCGGCCCCTCGCACGACGCGATCCTCGCCCAGCCCTGGGGCACCCTGGAGGGCGAGATCAAGGTCACCGAGCAGGGCGAGGTCATCTCCGACAAGTACCTCGTCCCCTCGCTGGCCCGCGAGAACCTGGAACTGACCGTCGCGGCCACCCTCCAGGCCTCCGCCCTGCACACCGCGCCCCGCCAGTCCGACGACGCCCTGGCCCGCTGGGACGCGGCCATGGACATCGTCTCGGACGCCGCGCACGCCGCGTACCGGGAGCTCGTCGAGGACCCGGACCTGCCCGCGTACTTCTTCGCGGCCACCCCGGTCGACCAGCTCGCCGACCTGCACCTGGGCTCCCGCCCCTCCCGCCGACCCGACTCGGGAGCGGGCCTGGACGGGCTGCGGGCCATCCCGTGGGTGTTCGGGTGGACCCAGTCCCGTCAGATCGTCCCCGGCTGGTACGGCGTCGGCTCCGGCCTGAGGGCCCTGCGCGAGTCGGGCCAGGACGCGGCCCTCACCGAGATGGGCGAGCGCTGGCACTTCTTCCGCAACTTCCTCTCCAACGTCGAGATGACGCTGGCCAAGACGGACCTGCGGATCGCCCGCCACTACGTCGACACGCTCGTCCCGGACGACCTCAAGCACGTGTTCGCCCGGATCGAGGCCGAGCACGAGCTGACCGTCCGCGAGGTCCTGCGGATCACCGGCGGGCAGCGGCTGCTGGACTCCCAGCCGGTGCTCCAGCAGACCTTCGCCGTCCGCGACGCCTACCTGGACCCGATCTCCTACCTCCAGGTGTCCCTGCTGGCCCGTCAGCGTGCCGCGGCCGCCCGTGGCGAGGCGGCGGACCCGCTGCTGGCCCGCGCGCTGCTGCTCACCGTCAACGGCGTGGCGGCCGGTCTGCGCAACACCGGCTGACCCGGCCCCGCCCCGCACGCACGGAAGCCCCCGCCGACGGCGGGGGCTTCCTCGTGCGCGGGTCAGGAGTTGTACGTCGACTGCGCCCGCTCCAGGCCTTCCTGGACCAGGCACTCCACGGCGTCGGCGGACCGGTCCACGAACCAGTCCAGCTCCTTGCGCTCCGTCGAGGAGAAGTCCTTCAGGACGAAGTCCGCGACCTGCATGCGGCCGGGCGGGCGGCCGATGCCGCAGCGCACGCGGTGGTAGTCCGGGCCCATCGCCTTCGTCATCGACTTCAGGCCGTTGTGCCCGTTGTCCCCGCCGCCGAGCTTCAGGCGCAGCGTCGGGTAGTCGATGTCCAGCTCGTCGTGGACCGCGACGATCTTCTCCAGCGGCACCTTGTAGAAGTCGCGCAGGGCCGTGACGGGGCCGCCCGACAGGTTCATGAACGACATCGGCTTGGCGAGCACGATCCGGCGGTTCGCGGGCCCCGGCGGGCCGATGCGGCCCTCGACGACCTGGGCGCGGGCCTTGTGCGCCTTGAACCTGCCGCCGATCCGCTCGGCCAGCAGGTCGGCCACCATGAAGCCGATGTTGTGGCGGTTGCCGGCGTACTCCGGTCCGGGGTTCCCGAGACCGACGATCAGCCAGGGCGCCGCGTCGTCCGACATCAAAAGCTCCTTAAGTGCCTGGAACGAAGACGACCGCCGTCCCGCTCCAGTGGAGCCGGACGGCGGTCGGTCAGCAACTGCTGAGGGGGTGGGGCGAGGCTCAGGCCTCGGTGCCCTCGGCCGCCTCGGCGGCCGGCTCCTCGGCCTGCGGGGCGACGACCTGCAGGACGGCGATGTCGCCGTCGACGGCCAGGGTGGTGCCGGCCGGGAGGACCAGGTCCTTGGCGTGGATGGTGGCGCCGGCCTCGAGGCCCGCGATCGAGACGGTGACCTCGGTCGGGATGTGGGTGGCCTCGGCCTCGACGGAGATGGTGTTCTGGAGGGTCTCCAGCATGTTGCCGCCGGCGGCCAGGTCGCCCTCGGTGACGATCGCGACGTCGACGGTGACCTTCTCGCCCTTCTTGACGATCAGGAAGTCGACGTGGGAGATGGAGCGCTTCAGCGGGTGCTTCTGCACGGCCTTCGGGATGACCAGCTCGGTGCCGTCGCCCGCGATGTCCAGGGAGATCAGGACGTTCGGGGTGCGGAGCGCCAGCTGCAGGCCGTGGCCCTCGACGTTGACGTGCTTCGGGGCCTGGCCGTGGCCGTAGATGACACCGGGGACCAGGGCGTCGCGACGGGCCTGGCGGGCGGAGCCCTTGCCGAAGGTGTCGCGGAGCTGGGCGGAAAGCTTGACCTCGGACATGCTCACTCCTCGTGGGGTGACGGAAGAACGGAACTGGGTCACCCGGCCGGAACGGCCTGCTACGAAGAGCGCGTCGATAACGGAGCGTCCGTCCCGGAATACGGGTACGGCCTCCCTCGCCGAGCAACTCAAGGAGTGTACCCGGCGCGGGAGGCCGCGCCCAAAAGGATCTCTGCCCGGTGTTACTGCTGCTCTTCGAAGAGGCTGGTGACCGAGCCGTCCTCGAAGACCTCGCGCACCGCGCGGGCGATCATCGGGGCGATGGAGAGCACCGTGATCTTGTCGAGCTCCAGGTCCGAGGGGTCCGGGAGGGTGTTCGTGAAGACGAACTCGCTGACCTTGGAGTTCTTCAGGCGGTCGGCGGCCGGGCCCGACAGGATGCCGTGGGTGGCCGTCACGATGACGTCCTCGGCGCCGTGCGCGAAGAGCGCGTCGGCCGCGGCGCAGATGGTGCCGCCGGTGTCGATCATGTCGTCGACCAGGACGCAGACGCGGCCCTTGACCTCACCGACGACCTCGTGGACGGTCACCTGGTTGGCGACGTCCTTGTCGCGGCGCTTGTGCACGATGGCCAGCGGCGCGTCCAGGCGGTCGCACCAGCGGTCGGCCACGCGCACGCGGCCGGCGTCCGGGGAGACGATCGTCAGCTTGGTGCGGTCCACCTTGGCGCCCACGTAGTCCGCGAGGACGTTGAGGGCGGACAGGTGGTCGACCGGGCCGTCGAAGAAGCCCTGGATCTGGTCGGTGTGCAGGTCGACCGTGAGGATGCGGTCGGCGCCCGCGGTCTTCAGCAGGTCCGCGACCAGGCGGGCCGAGATGGGCTCGCGGCCCTTGTGCTTCTTGTCCTGACGGGCGTAGCCGTAGGAGGGGATGATCACGGTGATGGAGCGTGCCGACGCGCGCTTCAGCGCGTCGATCATGATCAGCTGCTCCATGATCCACTTGTTGATCGGAGCCGTGTGGCTCTGGATCAGGAAGCAGTCCGCGCCGCGAGCCGACTCCTGGAAGCGGACGTAGATCTCACCGTTCGCGAAGTCGAAAGCCTTGGTCGGCACGAGGCCGACTCCCAGCTGGTGCGCGACCTCCTCGGCCAGCTCGGGGTGGGCGCGGCCGGAGAAGAGCATCAGCTTCTTCTCGCCGGTCGTCTTGATCCCGGTCACAGCACTGTCTCCTCAGACGTGTGGAAAGCTGCTCGCCCCCGTGTGCGTCCGTCCCGCACACGGTGAGCCAGCCGAATTGCGTGCACCTATCACGGTACGCCGTCCCGGGCGTACCTGTTTCCGGTCAGTTCACCTCAGGGGCGACCGGAGTCCTGCTCGCCGGTCGACTGCGCGGCCGTCGCGGCCGCGCTGCCGGGGCGCTTGCGGGCCACCCAGCCCTCGATATTCCGCTGCTGGCCGCGGGCCACGGCCAGGGCGCCGGGCGGCACGTCCTTGGTGATCACCGAGCCGGCGGCCGTGTAGGCGCCGTCCCCGATGGTGACGGGAGCCACAAACATGTTGTCGGAGCCCGTCTTGCAGTGTGAGCCGACGGTGGTGTGGTGCTTGTGTTCGCCGTCGTAGTTCACGAACACGCTGGCGGCGCCGATGTTCGTGTACTCGCCGATCGTCGCGTCGCCCACGTACGACAGGTGGGGCACCTTGGTGCCCTCGCCGATCGTCGCGTTCTTCATCTCGACGTACGTGCCGGCCTTGGCCTTGAGGCCGAGGTTCGTGCCGGGCCGCAGGTACGCGAAGGGGCCGACGCTCGCCTGCTCCCCGATCACGGCGCCGTCCGCCACCGTGTTGTCCACGCGGGCGCCCGCGCCCACCCGGGTGTCCTTGAGCCGGGTGTTCGGGCCGACCTCGGCCCCCTCGGCGATGTGCGTGGCGCCCAGCAGCTGGGTGCCCGGGTGGATCAGGGCGTCCTGCCCGAAGGTCACCGTCACGTCCACGAAGGTGCCGGCCGGGTCGATGACCGTCACGCCCGCGAGCATGGCCCGCTCCAGCAGGCGCGCGTTCAGCAGCGCCCGGGCCTCGGCCAGCTGGACCCGGTTGTTGATGCCGAGGATCTGGCGGTGGTCCGCGCCGACCGCCGCGCCGACGCGGTGGCCCGCCTCGCGCAGGATGCCGAGCACGTCGGTGAGGTACTCCTCGCCCTGGCTGTTGTCCGTGCGGACCTTGCCGAGCGCGTCCGCGAGGAGGCGTCCGTCGAAGGCGAAGACCCCGGAGTTGATCTCCCGGATCGCGCGCTGCGCGTCGGTGGCGTCCTTGTGTTCGACGATGGCGGTCACGGCGCCGGTGGCCGGGTCGCGGACGATGCGGCCGTAGCCGGTGGAGTCCGGGACCTCGGCGGTCAGCACGGTGACGGCGTTGCCGTCGGCCCCGTGGGTGGCGGCGAGCTGCGCGAGGGTCTCGCCGGTCAGCAGCGGGGTGTCGCCGCAGACCACGATCACGGTGCCGTCGACCGGCCCGCCGAGCTCTTCGAGGGCCATCCGGACGGCGTGCCCGGTGCCGTTCTGCTCGTGCTGGACCGCGGTGCGGACGTCGGCGTCGATCCCGGCGAGGTGCGCGGTGACCTGCTCGCGCGCGTGGCCGACGACGACCACGAGGTGTGCGGGGTCCAGCTCGCGGGAGGCGGCGACCACGTGACCGACGAGCGAGCGCCCGCAGATCTCGTGCAGGACCTTGGGGGTGGCCGACTTCATGCGGGTGCCTTCACCCGCTGCGAGTACGACGACGGCTGCCGGGCGGGTTGCGCTCACGGGTGTGCCCTTCGGCTTCGGGGGTGGACCCAGGAAGGATACCGGTGCCGAAGTGCCCCTGTTCTGGGGGACTCCCGGGGGCGGACATGCGAAAGGGTCCCGACCGGAGGTCAGGACCCGCGTGCTGTGAGCTCCCCGTGCTGAGCTCCCCTGTCAGGACTCGAACCCGAACATAAGGCACCAAAAGCCTCAGTGCTGCCAATTACACCACAGGGGATAGCAAATCCGATCGAATCGGACTTTCTGCGCTGCCGATCAAGCTGGCCGTCCTAACTATGCCGTACCACCCGCCCTCCCCGCGACGGTACTCGCGCCCGTATATGTCCGGGGTCGGCGCACGGGCCGCCCGTACGCTGGACGGCATGACCGGTACGGGGGAAGAGCGCGAGGGGACGGGCCGCGACGGGCCCTGGTGGTGGGAGCGGTGGAGGTCCGCGCTCCTGGACGTGGGGCTCGCCGCGGTGTCCGCCGCCGAGTGCGGGCTGGAGGGGCTGCCCTTCGCCCGGGAGGCGGGGATCCCGGCGGCCCTGGGCGTGTCGTTCGGAGTGGTGGTGGGGGCCACGCTGCTGCTGCGGCGGCGGTGGCCGGTGGCGGTGGTGCTCGTCGGCATCGGCGTGTCCCCCGCCATGATGGGCTTCCTGCTCGGGGTGGTGGGCCTCTACACCCTCGCCGCCTGCGAGGTGCCCCGCCGGGTCACGGTGACGCTGGGCTCGATGTCGCTCGCCGCGACCTTCGTGGTCACGTACCTGCGCACCCGCGGCGACGTGGAGGCCGACGGGCTGCTCGTGGTGGTGCTGTCCGCGTTCATGGCGGTGGCGCTGACCGTGCCGCCGGTGCTGCTCGGGCTGTACGTGGGGGCCCGGCGGCGGCTGATGGAGAGCCTCCAGGAGCGCGCCGACTCCCTGGAACGGGAGCTGTCGCTGCTGGCCGACCGGGCCGAGGAGCGGGCCGAGTGGGCCCGTACGGAGGAGCGCACGCGGATCGCGCGCGAGATGCACGACGTCGTCGCGCACCGGGTGTCGCTGATGGTGGTCCACGCGGCGGCGCTCCAGGCGGTGGCCGAGAAGGACCCCGGCAAGGCCGTGAAGAACGCCGCGCTGGTCGGCGACATGGGCCGGCAGGCCCTCACCGAGCTGCGCGAGATGCTCGGCGTGCTGCGGGCCGGGTCGCCGGGGCCCGGGCCCCGGCCGGCGGTCCGCGGGCACGCCGCGCAGGCGGCGCCGGCGCTCGCGGTCGAGGACGGGCCCTGCCTCGCCGAGCTGGAGGCGCTGGTCGGACAGTCCCGGGCTGCGGGGATGAACGTCGAGATGGTCGTGCACGGCGAGGCGGAGCGGTACCCGGCGGAGGTGGAGCAGACCGCCTACCGGGTGGTGCAGGAGGCGCTGACCAACTGCCACAAGCATGCTCCGGGCGCGCGGGTCGTCGTACGGCTCGCGCACCGGGAGGGCGAGGTCGCCATGCAGGTCCAGAACGGGCCCTGCGGGGCGGACGGGGTCGAGCCCGGTCTGCCCAGCGGGGGCAACGGCCTGGTCGGGATGCGGGAGCGGGTGCTCGGGCTCGGCGGGGTGTTCGTGTCCGGGCCGACGGACGAGGGCGGCTTCAAGGTCTCCGCCGTCCTGCCGGCCTCCCGCTAGGCCGTCCGGGTCCCGCGGCCGCCCGACGGGTCCTCGGGATCCGCCGACGGGTCCTCGGGATCCGCGGGGCCGCGGCGGTTCCCGGTGTCAGGGGCCCGTGGTCAGGCGGGCCGGCTGGAGGCCGGTCAGCAGGAGGGTGAGGGCCTCGTCGAGGCCGGAGCCCAGGTACCAGTCGCCGGTGTGGTCGATCCCGTAGACCCGGCCCTCGCGGTCGATGGCCAGGTGGGAGCCGCCGTCGGCGTCGGTGCCCAGCGGGCAGAGCTGGGTGGACAGGGCCCGTCCCAGGTCGGCGAAGGTACGGGCCAGGTGCAGGCCGGACAGCGGGTCGATGCGCAGCGTGGCGGGCGCTATCTGCCGGCCCGGCCCGGGGGCGGTCACCCGCAGTCCGCCGAACTCGGCCCAGGCCTCCACGGCCGCCGGGAAGACGTTGTGCCGGTGCCCGGCGGGCGTGGTGTGGTCGCGCAGCGCGTCGGCCCAGTACTCGGCCTGCTTGATGTCCCAGCGGCCGGGTTCCCATCCGGCGGTGCGCAGCGCTGAGTCCACGGGGCCCGGGAACCGGGTCGCCGAGGAGCGGTCGTAGGAGGCGGAGGAGGCGGTCATGGCGGCTACTCGGGGTGGGTGAGGTCGACGGGGCGTACGCCGAAGTGGGTGAGGAGCGCGTCGCAGGAGCGGCAGGGCGGAGCGTAGCTGCCGTGCAGCGGGTCGCCGTCCTCGCGGATGCGGCGGGCGGTGATCCGGGAGTGCTTCAGGGAACGCCGGGCCTCGCTCGCCGTGAGCGGCTTGCGGGAGGCGCGCCGGCTGCGGGCGCCCTCGACGGCCGCGAGGTGGCGGGAGAGCAGGATCGCCTCCGGACAGCGGCCGGTGAAGCGCTCCCGCTGGCCGCTGGTGAGGGTGTCGAGGAAGTCCTGGACCAGCGGGTGCAGCACCGGCGGCCGGTCGCCCTTGCCCGCGGTCCCGGTCAGGGTCTCCCCGCGGACCGAGAGCGCGGCGGCGACGGTGGGCAGGATGCCGTCGCGGCGGAAGCGCAGCACGGGCGGCGGGGTGGGGCCGTCGGTGCTGCTCCAGCGCAGGCGGGGGTCGCCGGCGGGGCCGGCCTCCGCCGCTTCCGCGCGGTCCGTGCGGCTCGCCAGGTTTTGCGTCGTCGCCGTCTGCATGGTCGCTTCTTCCCTCCCGTGACCGCGGTGGTGGCCGCTGTTGCGCACGCCCCCGTGCTGCGGGGACAGCCTGTCAAATGTCCCCAGTGGTGTGGAAGCGGGGTCGAATATTCGTATCAATTCGGATGTTCCCGCCCCACGCGCGCACGTGGGATGCATGGGCGGGTGACCCTCTTGCCCGAGCACATAGGCTGTGGTGAACCAGCCAGATCCAGCAGGGGGCTACCGCCATGACGACAGGTCGGCTCGGGCAGCAGGCCGCGCCACCCAACGCCGCTTACTCGGGGCAGGTCGTGCACTTCCCGGACCCGGTCCGGGCCGCCCGCCATCCCCACGGAGTGCGGATGAGCGGGGACGGTCATCCCGACTTCTCGGCGTACGCGCGCGCGGCCGTGGAGATCGCCGAGCCCCCGGAGGGCTTCGGCGTGGACGAGCTGCGGCTGACGGACTTCGTGTCCGCCAACGCCGCCATGCGGGCGTCGGGCCACGCGCTGTGGGACACAGTCGGACCGGTGGCCACGCCGCACGGCTGGACCTGGCACCACGTGGCGGGCTCCCGCCGCATGGAACTGGTCCCCGTCGAGGTCAAGGCGCTGCTGCGGCACCACGCGGGCCTGGCGACGGCGCCCGTGGACCACGACAAGCGCGGCACCCGGCCCCTCCAGGAGGTGCGCCCCGCGCACCTCGGGCTGCCCAAGAGCCTGGTGTCCGTCGCCGAACAGCAGGTGCAGGGGGTGGAGGAGGACCTCGGGTACCGGCTGCCCGAGGCCTACCGTTCCTTCCTCAAGGCAGCGGGCGGCTGCGCGCCGGTGGGCGCGGGGCTCCTCGTGGAGCTCGGGCTGCTGGTCGACCAGCCGTTCTTCACGGTGCGCGAGGAGGCGGCGGTCAACGACCTCGTCTACGTCAACAAGTGCCTGCGGGACCACCTGACCAAGGACTACCTGTGCGTGGCCTTCGTCCAGGGCGGGCTGCTCGCGGTGAAGGTGAAGGGCGAGGGCGTCGGCTCCGTCTGGTTCTCCCCGTACGACGACGCGCGCGACCGGGACGGCTGGTCCGTGCAGGAGCGGGTGGAGCGGTTGCTGCTTCCGTGCGGTGCCGATTTCGATGCCTTCCTCGAACGCCTGGCGGGGAACCCGCCGGAGCTGGAGACGGTGGCCGGTCTGATGGTGGACGGCGGATTCGCGCGTTCGGTTCCGGTGGCGGGTGCCGCCCCGGGTGAGGGGTGATCACGCCGTGGTGACGTTTGCACAGGCGCAGGAGCGCGCCGAGGAATGGATCAACGGGGACGTCCCCGCGTACCAGCACCGGGAGGTGCGCGTACGGGAGTTCGGGCTGGGCTTCGTGGTGTGGGCCGAGGACCGGGCGGCCGGTCCGGTGTCCGGCGGTGGCCGGCAGCGGCTGGTCATCGCGCGGGACAGCGGTGAGGTGACCCTGTGGCCGGGCCTGCCGGTCGGCGAGGTCATCCGGCGCTACGAGGAGGAGTACGGGGCCGCTGCCGTGGCGGCCGCCGCGGAGGCCTCGGTGCCGCCGCCGCGGATCGACTCGGAGCAGACCTCCTTCATGCTGAGCCCGCCGGAGTGGCTGCAGGAGGCGGCGGACCGGGCGGGGATCCCGCCGGCGGCTCCGGCTCCGGCCCCGGCGGCTGCTTCCGGTGGCGCGGCCGAGCCGGTGCCGTTGCGGCGCGGGGGCGAGGCCCCCCACGGGCCGGCCGCCGGCG
Protein-coding sequences here:
- the glmU gene encoding bifunctional UDP-N-acetylglucosamine diphosphorylase/glucosamine-1-phosphate N-acetyltransferase GlmU codes for the protein MSATRPAAVVVLAAGEGTRMKSATPKVLHEICGRSLVGHVVAASRELDPAHLVVVVGHAREQVTAHLAGIDADVRTAVQHEQNGTGHAVRMALEELGGPVDGTVIVVCGDTPLLTGETLAQLAATHGADGNAVTVLTAEVPDSTGYGRIVRDPATGAVTAIVEHKDATDAQRAIREINSGVFAFDGRLLADALGKVRTDNSQGEEYLTDVLGILREAGHRVGAAVGADHRQILGINNRVQLAEARALLNARLLERAMLAGVTVIDPAGTFVDVTVTFGQDALIHPGTQLLGATHIAEGAEVGPNTRLKDTRVGAGARVDNTVADGAVIGEQASVGPFAYLRPGTNLGLKAKAGTYVEMKNATIGEGTKVPHLSYVGDATIGEYTNIGAASVFVNYDGEHKHHTTVGSHCKTGSDNMFVAPVTIGDGAYTAAGSVITKDVPPGALAVARGQQRNIEGWVARKRPGSAAATAAQSTGEQDSGRP
- a CDS encoding sensor histidine kinase, with product MTGTGEEREGTGRDGPWWWERWRSALLDVGLAAVSAAECGLEGLPFAREAGIPAALGVSFGVVVGATLLLRRRWPVAVVLVGIGVSPAMMGFLLGVVGLYTLAACEVPRRVTVTLGSMSLAATFVVTYLRTRGDVEADGLLVVVLSAFMAVALTVPPVLLGLYVGARRRLMESLQERADSLERELSLLADRAEERAEWARTEERTRIAREMHDVVAHRVSLMVVHAAALQAVAEKDPGKAVKNAALVGDMGRQALTELREMLGVLRAGSPGPGPRPAVRGHAAQAAPALAVEDGPCLAELEALVGQSRAAGMNVEMVVHGEAERYPAEVEQTAYRVVQEALTNCHKHAPGARVVVRLAHREGEVAMQVQNGPCGADGVEPGLPSGGNGLVGMRERVLGLGGVFVSGPTDEGGFKVSAVLPASR
- a CDS encoding SUKH-3 domain-containing protein translates to MTASSASYDRSSATRFPGPVDSALRTAGWEPGRWDIKQAEYWADALRDHTTPAGHRHNVFPAAVEAWAEFGGLRVTAPGPGRQIAPATLRIDPLSGLHLARTFADLGRALSTQLCPLGTDADGGSHLAIDREGRVYGIDHTGDWYLGSGLDEALTLLLTGLQPARLTTGP
- a CDS encoding YwqJ-related putative deaminase → MQTATTQNLASRTDRAEAAEAGPAGDPRLRWSSTDGPTPPPVLRFRRDGILPTVAAALSVRGETLTGTAGKGDRPPVLHPLVQDFLDTLTSGQRERFTGRCPEAILLSRHLAAVEGARSRRASRKPLTASEARRSLKHSRITARRIREDGDPLHGSYAPPCRSCDALLTHFGVRPVDLTHPE
- a CDS encoding SMI1/KNR4 family protein — its product is MTTGRLGQQAAPPNAAYSGQVVHFPDPVRAARHPHGVRMSGDGHPDFSAYARAAVEIAEPPEGFGVDELRLTDFVSANAAMRASGHALWDTVGPVATPHGWTWHHVAGSRRMELVPVEVKALLRHHAGLATAPVDHDKRGTRPLQEVRPAHLGLPKSLVSVAEQQVQGVEEDLGYRLPEAYRSFLKAAGGCAPVGAGLLVELGLLVDQPFFTVREEAAVNDLVYVNKCLRDHLTKDYLCVAFVQGGLLAVKVKGEGVGSVWFSPYDDARDRDGWSVQERVERLLLPCGADFDAFLERLAGNPPELETVAGLMVDGGFARSVPVAGAAPGEG